One segment of Phycisphaerae bacterium DNA contains the following:
- a CDS encoding flagellar biosynthesis anti-sigma factor FlgM codes for MNEINTIGTLATSPTLRDFANHAFERMDSGNAAVLEDSVEISELADFLSRLAELPEARARKIVEVRNAILNGTYESPDKLEIAAERILTDL; via the coding sequence ATGAACGAGATTAACACGATCGGCACCCTGGCAACGTCACCCACCCTTCGCGATTTCGCGAATCACGCTTTTGAACGCATGGATTCCGGCAACGCCGCCGTTCTGGAGGACAGCGTAGAGATCTCGGAACTGGCCGATTTCCTGAGTCGGCTGGCGGAATTGCCGGAGGCCCGCGCCCGCAAGATCGTCGAGGTTCGAAACGCCATTCTCAATGGGACGTATGAGTCCCCCGACAAGCTCGAGATCGCGGCCGAACGCATCCTGACGGATCTGTAG